The DNA region GTTCCCGCAGGTACGGGAGCTGGTAGATTATGCCGCCGGAGAATGCCAGACAGAAGAGGGTTATCCACTTCTTGACGTTTCGGTTCATGGGCTTACCTCCTGAGGTATGAGATGATCAAACGAAAAGGTCCGGTCTGTCGGAGAAGATGCCGCTGACACCCATGGATTCCAGCTCCCGGGCGGTTTGGGGGTCGTTAACCGTGTAGGAGAGCACCTCCAGTCCCATATCCAGGTAGGTCTTCACGTCCTCCCGGTCCACCAGCTCGAAGGCGGGGTGCAGGCTGTAGACCGGGAAGCCCAGCCCCTCCAGGTAGGATCTTGGGTTGACCGGGTAGTGGTAGGTGAGGAGGCCTATCCGTATCTCCGGTAGCAGTTCCTTGATGGTCTTGAGGCCCCGGTGATCGAAGGAGGACACGATGATGTGGTGGTGTTGTCCGAAGTGGCGGATCACCTTGGCCACCTCCTCCTCCAGGCCCCGGCGGCGGTAGGCGATCTGTTTGAGCTCCACGTTGAGGAGCCTGTCGGTGGGCACCGTCTGGAGCACCTCCATGAGGGTTGGTATCCGTTCCCCCTTGAAGGAGGGGTGGAACTTGGCGCCGAAGTCCAGCCGGCGTAGCTCCTCCAGGGTCAGCCGGTCCACCTCTCCGGATCCGTCGGAGGTCCTGTCCACGGTGAAGTCGTGGATCACCACCACTTGTCGGTCCTTGGTGAGCTGCACGTCGATCTCGATGCCGTGGACGTTCAGCTCCAGGCCGCGCCTTATGGCCTCCAGGGTGTTTTCCGGTGCCAGTCCCGCGGCGCCCCGATGTCCTATGATCTTCAAACCTCTCACTCCCCTCTCCCTTGATTTGTCCCCCCAGATACTAAAAAAGCCCGCACGGCCCCATGGGGCCCGCGGGTCTCTGATCTCTAGCGGGACGAATGCCAAATGATATTAGCTTAATTTAAGAGAAAGGTCAATCGGGGGTGGGTTCGGGTTTCTATATTAATTTTATTTTTGTACCAGTGGCATGGTAGTATTAGGGATTAGAAACCATAGCGTAATATTGAGCACTGTTGACTTTTCTGACGAGTCTGGATTATACTAGCTAACAAGGTTTCTATCCCTCTATAGGGGTTTCTGTTTGGCCTTTGCCCGTTGTCAATCTCTGACCAGCCGCGATGCAAGGGAAGCCGATGGGATTTCGGCGCGGGGCCGCCACTGTGATCCGGACCAAGCCGCATTGGAGCCACTGGGTTGTCCCGGGAAGGCGCGGCGGGGGATGATGGTAAGCCAGGAGACCTATCGCGGCGGTGGTAGCTGGGTGCCCGCGGACGCCGGGGACCAGCGCGCTTGGGGCGTTGCCCCTGATGTGGCGCGCCGGGCCCCGGCGGTTCTTTTAGGCTCCCCACCGGGGCCCTCTCACTACACCCAAAGCGGAGGTGATGGAGAGGTGAGGCTAAAGACGAGGCTCTTCGGCCGGGTATACCAGTTCAAGAGCGTCAAGGAGGTCCTGGCCAAGGCGAACGAGGAGAAGTCCGGGGACAGGCTGGCGGGCATAGCGGCCCAGTCCATGGAGGAACGGGTGGCGGCCAAGCACGTTTTGGCCAACCTCACCGTGGCGGACCTGAGGAACAACCCGGTGGTCCCCTACGAGGAGGACGAGGTCACCCGGATAATCCAGGACGACGTGAACGAGAGGATCTACCAGGAGGTGGCGGGCTGGACCATCGGGGAGCTAAGGGAGTGGATCCTGTCCGACCAGGTCACCGGGGAGGACATAAAGCGGGTCAGCCGGGGACTCACCAGCGAGGTGGTGGCCGGGGTGGCCAAGCTGATGAGCAACATGGACCTCATCTACGGGGCCAGCAAGATCCGGATCAGCGCCCACTGTAACACCACCATAGGCCTTCCGGGGACCCTTGCCTCCCGCCTCCAGCCCAACCACCCCACCGACGACGTGGAGGGCATAAGGGCCTCCATCCTGGAGGGGCTATCCTACGGGGTGGGGGACGCGGTCATAGGCCTTAACCCGGTGGACGACACGGTGGAGAACGTCAAGAAGATCCTCCACAGCTTCCAGGAGCTCAAGGAGCGCTATCAGATCCCCACCCAGATATGCGTCCTGGCCCACGTGACCACCCAGATGGAGGCGGTCCGCCAGGGGGCCCCCACGGACCTTTTCTTCCAGAGCATCGCCGGATCCCAGAAGGGCAACGAGGCCTTCGGCATATCGGGCACCATGCTGGCGGAGGCCATGGAGCTGGCGGCCCGGCAGGGCACCTCAACGGGCCCCAACTTCATGTATTTCGAGACTGGCCAGGGGTCCGAGCTCTCCTCCGACGCCCACTTCGACGCGGACCAGGTCACCATGGAGGCCCGGTGCTACGGCTTCGCCAAGCGCTTCAAGCCCTTCCTGGTGAACACCGTGGTTGGGTTCATCGGCCCCGAGTACCTCTACGACAGCAGACAGGTGATCCGGGCGGGGCTGGAGGACCACTTCATGGGGAAGCTGACCGGGATACCCATGGGGTGCGACGCCTGCTACACCAACCACATGAAGGCGGACCAGAACGACATCGAGAACCTGGCGGTGCTACTCACCGCCGCGGGGTGCAACTACTTCATGGGGATACCCCACGGGGACGACGTGATGCTCAACTACCAGTGCACCGGCTACCACGACACCGCCGCGTTGAGGCAGCTCCTCAAGGTACGGCCCATAGGGGAGTTCGAGCGCTGGCTTGAGAAGTGGGGGATTCTGGAGAACGGGGTGCTGACCCAGCGAGCCGGGGACGCCTCCATCTTCTGCTGACAGGAGGGGTGATCGATGGTCAAGGAACAGGATCTCAAGCAGCTGGTGATGGAGATATTGAACGAGATGTCCCGGGGGGCAGAGCCCAGCCCGACCCAGCCGTCAACCCCGCCTCAGGGGGCCCAGGAGGCCCCGTCGGGCCAGGAGGGGGAGCTACCAGACCTCACCCAGGTGGACATAAGGACCCAGTGCCTGGTCCCATCCCCCAAGGACCCGGCGGCGCTCATGGCTATGAAGGCCAAGACCCCCGCCAGGATAGGGGTATGGCGGGCGGGGCCCCGGTACAAGACCGAGACCCTCCTCCGGTTCAGGGCGGATCACGCCGCCGCCCAAGATGCGGTCTTCAGCGAGGTCTCCGATGAGTTTCTCGCCAAGAACGACCTCCAGGTGGTCAAGACCGAGTGCGCCGACAAGGACCAGTTCCTCACCCGACCGGACCTTGGCCGCCGGTTCTCCCCCGAGGCTACGGAGACCATAAAGCGCCTGGTGGGATCGCCCCCCAAGGTGCTGGTCTACATCTCCGACGGGCTCAGCACCACCGCGGTGGAGACCAACGCCATAGACACCTTCAAGGCCATGGCCCAGGCGCTGGACCGACAGGGCATAAAGTTGCCCAAGCCCTTCTTCGTAAAGTACGGCCGGGTGCCCGCCATGGACGTGATCTCCCAGGTGACCGGGGCGGAGGTGGTCTGCGTCCTCATCGGCGAACGCCCCGGGCTGGTTACCGCGGAGAGCATGTCCGCCTACATCACCTACAAGGGCACCGTGGGGATGCCGGAGGCGAAGCGCACCGTGGTCTCCAACATCCACTCCGGCGGCACCCCTGCGGTGGAGGCGGGGGGATACGTGGCGGAGATCATAAAGCTCATGCTGGAGAAGCGGGCCAGCGGAATAGACCTAAAGCTTTAGCCGCTTTGTAATTAAGGGGGGAAGGCAAATGAAGGGAGATCCTTTGAAGGCTAGGCTTCTGAGCGTGAAGATAATCCCCAACGTGAACCCCGACATGGCCAAGGCCCTGGGCCTGAGGCCCGATCAGAGGAGCCTGGGGATGGTGACCGCCGACAGCGACGACGTGACCTACACGGCGCTGGACGAGGCCACCAAGAAGGCGGACGTGGAGGTGGTCTACGCCAAGTCCTTCTACGGTGGGGCCGCCAACGCCAACACCAAGCTGGCGGGGGAGATCATAGGCATCATAGCGGGCCCGAACCCCGCGGAGGTGAGAAGCGGCCTCAACGCCATAGCGGACGTGATAGAGAACGAGGCATGGTTTGTATCCGCTAACGACGATGACACAATACCCTACTACGCCCACTGCATATCCAGGACCGGTAGCTACCTGTCCAAGGTGGCGGGCATAAAGGAGGGGGAGGCCCTGGCGTACCTGATCGCCCCCCCGCTGGAGGCCATGTACGCCCTTGACGCGGCACTCAAGGCGGCGGATGTGCGGCTGGCTGCCTTCTACGGCCCCCCGTCGGAGACCAATTTCGGCGGAGGCCTCCTCACCGGATCCCAGTCGGCCTGTAAGGCCGCCTGTGACGCCTTCGCCCAGGCGGTGATCTTCGTGGCCGAGAACCCCCTGCTCTTCTAGCCCCCTGAGGGAGGCGGGCAGAGGTGGAGGGGCGCTCGACGGGCAGGGCCCTGGGCATTCTGGAGGTGAGGGGCATGCTGGGGGCGGTGGAGGCGGCGGACTCGGCCCTGAAGGGGGCGTCGGTCGCCCTGGTGGACCTGGTGAAGGTCAAGGGGGGGATCGTCACCGTCCTGCTCTCCGGGGACGTGGGTTCCGTCCGGGCGGCGGTGGATGTGGCGGTGGCCTCCCTGGGACGCCTGGGGATACCGGTGACGTCCCACGTGATAGCCAGGCCCGCACCGGAGGTGCACCAGATGCTGGGCCACCAGGGGGAGCCGGAGGGGAAGGCCTGTGTCCCCCCCGATGAGGAGCCGAAGGAGTCCCCGGCGGGCACCGGGGGGGATGTGCCGGACCTGGAGTCCATGACGGTGGCCCAGCTGAGGCGTCTGGCCAGGTCCCTGCCGGTTCAGATGGACCGGGGGCGGATAAAGTTCGCCTCCAAGGGGGAGCTGATAAGACAGATAAGGGCCCTCTACCGGGGCCCGGGGGGAGGTGAGCGCCAGTGCAGGTGAGAGACCGGGACCTTCTGTCCCGACAGGAGGCCAGGGACCTCATATCCGCCGCCAGGGCGGCCCAGCGGGAGCTGGCCCGGATGGACCAGGAGCAGATAGACCGCCTGGTCCGGGCCCTGGCCAACGCTGCCATGGAGGAGGCGGACCGGCTGGGCAGGATGGCCCACGAGGAGACCGGCTACGGGAAGCCGGAGGACAAGGCCCTCAAGAACCGGTTCGCCGCCCTGGGGGTCTACGAGGCCATAAAGGACATGAGGACCGTGGGGATCATAGGGGAGGACCCGAAACGGCGGGTCATCGAGGTGGCAGTCCCGGTGGGGGTCATAGCGGCCCTCATACCCTCCACGAACCCCACGTCTACCACCATATTCAAGGCCATGATAGCCCTCAAGTCCGCCAACGGGATCGTGTTCTCCCCGCATCCCAGCGCCAAGGGGTGCATCATGGAGACCGTGAGGATCCTCTCCCGGGCGGTGGAGGAGGCGGGGGGGCCCAAGGGGATCTTCGGTTGCATGTCGGTCCTGTCCCCCGAGGGGACCCAGGAGCTGATGAGGTCCGATCAGGTGTCCCTGATCCTGGCCACCGGCGGCTCCGCCATGGTGAAGGCCGCCTACAGCTCCGGAACCCCCGCCATAGGGGTGGGGCCCGGCAACACCCCCGCCTTCATCGATAGGACCGCCCACGTGCCCCAGGCGGTGTCCAGGATCGTGGCCAGCAAGACCTTTGACTACAGCACCATCTGCGCCTCCGAGCAGTCGGTGGTGGTGGACCGCAAGGTGGAGGCCCAGGTCCGGGAGGAGTTCGTAAGACAAGGGGGCTACTTCCTGCCCCCGGAGGACGCGGAGAGGGTGGCCAGGACCATCTTCCTACCCTCGGGGCTCATGAACCCCCGCACGGTGGGCCGAAGCCCCAGGCACATAGCGGAGATGGCGGGCATATCCATCCCGGAGGGCACCAGGCTCCTGCTGGCCGAGGGTGGCGGGGTGGGTAAGGAGTACCCCTTCTCCCAGGAGAAGCTCTGTCCCGTGCTGGCCTTCTACGCCGAGGACGGCTGGGAGGCCTGTTGCGAGCTGTGCATCCGCCTCCTGGACTTCGAGGGGGCGGGGCACACCCTGGCCATCCACTCCAACGACATGGAGGTGATCCGTCAGTTCGGGCTCAAGAAGCCCGTGTCCCGGGTGATAGTGAACGCCGGGTCCGCCCTGGGGGCCGTGGGTGCCACCACTAACCTGCTCCCCTCCATGACGCTGGGTTGCGGGGCGGCGGGACACAATGCCACGTCGGACAACGTGGGACCCCTCCACCTGATCAACGTGAGGCGGGTGGCCTGGGGGGTCCGGGAGATCGAGGACCTGTCGGCCCCAGGACCCCGGGAGCCCGGGGGAAGGGACCTGGACCGGCTGGTGGACCGGATAACCGAGGAGATCTTGAGGCGGCTTCAGGCCTAGCCGGGGCGGCGGGGCCGTCCTGTAGGTAGACCACTGCGACGAGGAGGTAGGGGACATGAACAACAACATGCAGGCTCTGGGAATGATCGAGACCAAGGGTTTAGTGGGGGCCATCGAGGCGGCGGACGCCATGGTCAAGGCCGCCAACGTGACGCTGATAGGCAAGGTCCTGGTGGGCGGTGGGCTGGTTACCGTGATGGTGCGGGGCGACGTGGGGGCGGTGAAGGCCGCCACCGACGCGGGGGCCGCAGCGGCCAGCAAGGTGGGGGAGCTCATATCGGTCCACGTGATCCCCAGGCCCCACTCGGAGGTGGAGTTCATCCTCCCCAAGCTATCCCCCTCGGAGGGGGCCTGAGCGGCGGGTAGGTGAGACCCATGGGGTCCCGTGATACGGGGGAGCTGGCGGACCGGGTGCTGGAGGTCCTGAGGGAGCGGTTCACGTTCCCGGTGGAGGCCTCGGGGCGTCACGTGCACCTCTCGGGTCCCCACGTGGCGGCCCTCTTCGGGGAGGGTCACGTGCTCTCCCCCGCACGGCCCCTATCCCAGCCGGGCCAGTTCCTGTGTGAGGAGCGGGTCACCCTGGTGGGGCCCAAGGGGGAGATCCGTAACGTGGCGGTCCTGGGGCCCGAGAGGGGAAGGACCCAGGTGGAGGTGTCCCTGACCGATGGGGCGGCCCTGGGGATCCAGGTGCCGGTCCGGGAGTCGGGACAGGTGGAGGGCACCCCGGGGGTCCTGCTGGTGGGCCCCCGGGGGGAGGTGCAGCTGGAGGAGGGCCTCATCGCCGCCCTGAGGCATATCCACATGGACCCCCTGGACGCGGCCCTGCTGCAGGTGCGGGACGGGCAGACGGTCAGCGTCCGGGTGGAGGGGGACAGACCGGTGATCTTCGAGCAGGTGCTGGTCCGGGTGTCCCCCAAGTTCCAGCTGGCCATGCACATCGACTACGACGAAGCCAACGCCTGCGGCTATCGCATGGGCGTGAGGGGGAGGTTGGTGCCATGACGGGTCCATTGGGGGTCATGTCCCCGGAGGCCCTCCTGGAGGAGGCGTTCCGGACCGGGGATGAGACCCGGCGGGACTGGGAGGGCCCCCTTCGAGTGGGGGTGGACCTGGGCACCGCATCGGTGGTGCTCACCGTGGTGGACCGGTGGGGGCGGCCGGTGGCCTTCGAGATGGAGGAGGCCTCGGTGGTCCGGGACGGCCTGGTGGTGGACTTCGCCGGTGCCTCCGCCATAGTTAGGCGCCTCAAGGGTCGGCTGGAGGGGCGCATAGGGGAGGAGCTTGTGGCCTCCGCCATAGCCCTGCCCCCCGGCACCTCCGAGCGGGACGGGGCCGCCC from Thermanaerovibrio acidaminovorans DSM 6589 includes:
- a CDS encoding BMC domain-containing protein, with protein sequence MNNNMQALGMIETKGLVGAIEAADAMVKAANVTLIGKVLVGGGLVTVMVRGDVGAVKAATDAGAAAASKVGELISVHVIPRPHSEVEFILPKLSPSEGA
- a CDS encoding glycerophosphodiester phosphodiesterase; translated protein: MKIIGHRGAAGLAPENTLEAIRRGLELNVHGIEIDVQLTKDRQVVVIHDFTVDRTSDGSGEVDRLTLEELRRLDFGAKFHPSFKGERIPTLMEVLQTVPTDRLLNVELKQIAYRRRGLEEEVAKVIRHFGQHHHIIVSSFDHRGLKTIKELLPEIRIGLLTYHYPVNPRSYLEGLGFPVYSLHPAFELVDREDVKTYLDMGLEVLSYTVNDPQTARELESMGVSGIFSDRPDLFV
- a CDS encoding BMC domain-containing protein, which gives rise to MEGRSTGRALGILEVRGMLGAVEAADSALKGASVALVDLVKVKGGIVTVLLSGDVGSVRAAVDVAVASLGRLGIPVTSHVIARPAPEVHQMLGHQGEPEGKACVPPDEEPKESPAGTGGDVPDLESMTVAQLRRLARSLPVQMDRGRIKFASKGELIRQIRALYRGPGGGERQCR
- the eutL gene encoding ethanolamine utilization microcompartment protein EutL, yielding MKGDPLKARLLSVKIIPNVNPDMAKALGLRPDQRSLGMVTADSDDVTYTALDEATKKADVEVVYAKSFYGGAANANTKLAGEIIGIIAGPNPAEVRSGLNAIADVIENEAWFVSANDDDTIPYYAHCISRTGSYLSKVAGIKEGEALAYLIAPPLEAMYALDAALKAADVRLAAFYGPPSETNFGGGLLTGSQSACKAACDAFAQAVIFVAENPLLF
- a CDS encoding ethanolamine ammonia-lyase subunit EutB: MRLKTRLFGRVYQFKSVKEVLAKANEEKSGDRLAGIAAQSMEERVAAKHVLANLTVADLRNNPVVPYEEDEVTRIIQDDVNERIYQEVAGWTIGELREWILSDQVTGEDIKRVSRGLTSEVVAGVAKLMSNMDLIYGASKIRISAHCNTTIGLPGTLASRLQPNHPTDDVEGIRASILEGLSYGVGDAVIGLNPVDDTVENVKKILHSFQELKERYQIPTQICVLAHVTTQMEAVRQGAPTDLFFQSIAGSQKGNEAFGISGTMLAEAMELAARQGTSTGPNFMYFETGQGSELSSDAHFDADQVTMEARCYGFAKRFKPFLVNTVVGFIGPEYLYDSRQVIRAGLEDHFMGKLTGIPMGCDACYTNHMKADQNDIENLAVLLTAAGCNYFMGIPHGDDVMLNYQCTGYHDTAALRQLLKVRPIGEFERWLEKWGILENGVLTQRAGDASIFC
- a CDS encoding acetaldehyde dehydrogenase (acetylating), which encodes MQVRDRDLLSRQEARDLISAARAAQRELARMDQEQIDRLVRALANAAMEEADRLGRMAHEETGYGKPEDKALKNRFAALGVYEAIKDMRTVGIIGEDPKRRVIEVAVPVGVIAALIPSTNPTSTTIFKAMIALKSANGIVFSPHPSAKGCIMETVRILSRAVEEAGGPKGIFGCMSVLSPEGTQELMRSDQVSLILATGGSAMVKAAYSSGTPAIGVGPGNTPAFIDRTAHVPQAVSRIVASKTFDYSTICASEQSVVVDRKVEAQVREEFVRQGGYFLPPEDAERVARTIFLPSGLMNPRTVGRSPRHIAEMAGISIPEGTRLLLAEGGGVGKEYPFSQEKLCPVLAFYAEDGWEACCELCIRLLDFEGAGHTLAIHSNDMEVIRQFGLKKPVSRVIVNAGSALGAVGATTNLLPSMTLGCGAAGHNATSDNVGPLHLINVRRVAWGVREIEDLSAPGPREPGGRDLDRLVDRITEEILRRLQA
- the eutC gene encoding ethanolamine ammonia-lyase subunit EutC → MVKEQDLKQLVMEILNEMSRGAEPSPTQPSTPPQGAQEAPSGQEGELPDLTQVDIRTQCLVPSPKDPAALMAMKAKTPARIGVWRAGPRYKTETLLRFRADHAAAQDAVFSEVSDEFLAKNDLQVVKTECADKDQFLTRPDLGRRFSPEATETIKRLVGSPPKVLVYISDGLSTTAVETNAIDTFKAMAQALDRQGIKLPKPFFVKYGRVPAMDVISQVTGAEVVCVLIGERPGLVTAESMSAYITYKGTVGMPEAKRTVVSNIHSGGTPAVEAGGYVAEIIKLMLEKRASGIDLKL
- the pduL gene encoding phosphate propanoyltransferase, coding for MGSRDTGELADRVLEVLRERFTFPVEASGRHVHLSGPHVAALFGEGHVLSPARPLSQPGQFLCEERVTLVGPKGEIRNVAVLGPERGRTQVEVSLTDGAALGIQVPVRESGQVEGTPGVLLVGPRGEVQLEEGLIAALRHIHMDPLDAALLQVRDGQTVSVRVEGDRPVIFEQVLVRVSPKFQLAMHIDYDEANACGYRMGVRGRLVP